A single window of Planktothrix serta PCC 8927 DNA harbors:
- a CDS encoding creatininase family protein: MHNFIPPERFFPYLTWTEIESMADKSNVVILQPIGAIEQHGPHLPLIVDAAIATAVTGHALAQLNDNIPAYALPTIYYGKSNEHWHFPGTITLSSQTLTAVLMELGESLYRAGFRKLAFINGHGGQPQILEMVARDLHQQYEDFSVFPLFVWRVSNVARELLTPKELELGIHAGDAETSLMLSLLPEQVKMEKAVCEYPQGLPENSLLSMEGKLPFAWVTQDLTKSGVLGDATVATKEKGDRILASLVNSWVKVIEDLYKFKQPQRFRD; the protein is encoded by the coding sequence ATGCACAATTTTATCCCCCCTGAACGGTTTTTCCCTTATTTAACTTGGACAGAAATTGAATCAATGGCTGATAAAAGTAATGTGGTTATTTTACAACCCATTGGAGCGATTGAACAACATGGCCCCCATTTACCGTTAATTGTTGATGCTGCGATCGCAACGGCTGTAACAGGTCATGCTTTAGCCCAACTTAATGATAACATTCCTGCCTACGCTTTGCCAACAATTTATTATGGAAAATCTAACGAGCATTGGCATTTTCCGGGTACAATAACGTTAAGTTCCCAAACCTTAACTGCTGTATTAATGGAATTAGGCGAAAGTCTTTATCGGGCTGGATTTAGAAAATTAGCTTTTATTAATGGTCATGGCGGACAACCGCAAATATTAGAGATGGTAGCGCGAGATTTACATCAACAATATGAAGATTTTTCTGTATTTCCCTTATTTGTTTGGCGGGTTTCTAACGTTGCTAGGGAATTATTAACCCCGAAAGAATTAGAGTTAGGAATTCATGCCGGAGATGCGGAAACCAGTTTAATGTTATCTTTACTGCCAGAACAGGTTAAAATGGAAAAAGCTGTGTGTGAATATCCCCAAGGTTTACCGGAAAATAGTTTATTAAGTATGGAGGGAAAATTACCCTTTGCTTGGGTGACACAAGATTTAACCAAAAGTGGGGTTTTAGGGGATGCAACGGTAGCGACAAAGGAAAAAGGCGATCGCATTTTAGCTTCTTTAGTTAACAGTTGGGTAAAAGTTATTGAGGATTTATATAAATTTAAACAACCCCAAAGGTTTAGGGATTAA
- a CDS encoding DUF4926 domain-containing protein, whose protein sequence is MNEIQEYDLVALTEDAIAIHKVTHQQILLHRGQMGTVLMSFDQKAFLIDFTDQEGNTFAMETIEAVKLLRLINEPELVGCVSSAHAPILDHNHRDIIL, encoded by the coding sequence ATGAACGAAATTCAAGAATACGATCTGGTTGCTCTAACCGAAGATGCGATCGCTATCCACAAAGTCACCCATCAGCAAATCCTACTCCATCGAGGGCAAATGGGAACAGTTTTAATGTCTTTTGATCAAAAAGCATTTTTAATTGACTTTACAGATCAAGAAGGCAATACTTTTGCAATGGAAACTATTGAAGCTGTTAAACTTTTACGCCTTATTAATGAACCTGAATTAGTAGGGTGCGTAAGCTCCGCGCACGCACCAATATTAGATCACAATCACAGAGATATTATCCTCTGA